From Heteronotia binoei isolate CCM8104 ecotype False Entrance Well chromosome 12, APGP_CSIRO_Hbin_v1, whole genome shotgun sequence, the proteins below share one genomic window:
- the NEFM gene encoding neurofilament medium polypeptide, whose amino-acid sequence MSYTLEPLSNPSYRRVAESRTAFSRASVSPSSGFRSQSWSRGSPSTVSSSYKRNLGAPRASYGSTVLSSSESLELSQSSLFNGGGGGGGGDFKLSRANEKEQLQGLNDRFAGYIEKVHSLEQQNKELEGEIGALRQKQAGRSLLGDAFEQELRELRCALEQVNHEKAALQLDSEHLEEDIQRLKERFEDEARLRDDTEAIIRALRKDIEEASLVKVELDKKVQSLQDEVAFLRGNHEEEVAELLAQIQASHVTVERKDYVKTDLTAALKEIRSQLECHSDQNMVQAEEWFKCRYAKLTEAAEVNKEAIRSAKEEIAEYRRQLQAKSIELESVRGTKESLDRQLTDIEERHNQDLSTYQETIQQLENELRGTKWEMARHLREYQDLLNVKMALDIEIAAYRKLLEGEETRFSAFSGSITGPVFTHRQPSVTISSSKIQKSKVEAPKLKVQHKFVEEIIEETKVEDEKSELDEALAAMAEELAARAPQEEKEEEAEEEEAVEEEIVAEAKAEVEAAAPEAEEEEGEEEGGEEEEDAKSDEAEEGGSEKEEEKSEKDEGEGEGEEEAGEGEAEEAEEEAKEEQDSEEKAEDETEGAVEEVIAPEKVEKVKTSPPKSPAAEEAEEKKEAEGESEDQKEDEQEAGEEEAEEEDKSGSPAKAGSPEKGDSPEKAGTPEKGSPEKAGTPEKGSPEKAGTPDKSSPEKAGTPEKGSPEKAGTPEKAGTPEKSGTPEKGSPEKAGTPEKAGTPEKGSPEKSGTPEKAGTPEKGSPEKAGTPEKAGTPDKAASPEKAGTPDKAGTPDKAASPEKAGSPVKEVEEVIPASKAAKVGTEKESKEEKKEKSEKASKESTKEDIAVNGEVDEKEEEEGSKAKQVEEEDKGVVTNGLDVSPSEEEKKGKSEEKVVVTKKVEKITSEGDDGTTTYITKSVTVTQKVEEHEETVAEKLVSTKKVEKVTSHAVVKEVKESD is encoded by the exons ATGAGCTACACGCTGGAGCCCCTGAGCAACCCGTCGTACCGGCGGGTGGCCGAGAGCCGGACGGCGTTCAGCCGGGCCAGCGTGTCGCCGTCGAGCGGCTTCAGGTCGCAGTCATGGTCGCGGGGCTCGCCCAGCACCGTCTCGTCTTCCTACAAGCGCAACCTGGGCGCGCCGCGGGCTTCGTACGGCTCGACTGTGCTGAGCTCCTCGGAGAGCCTGGAGCTGAGCCAGTCGTCGCTCTTCAacggcggcgggggcggcggcggcggcgacttCAAGCTGAGCCGGGCCAACGAGAAGGAGCAGCTGCAGGGCCTCAACGACCGCTTCGCCGGCTACATAGAGAAGGTGCACTCGCTGGAGCAGCAGAACAAGGAGCTGGAGGGCGAGATCGGCGCGCTGCGGCAGAAGCAGGCGGGCCGCTCGCTGCTGGGCGACGCCTTCGAGCAGGAGCTGCGGGAGCTGCGCTGCGCCCTCGAGCAGGTCAACCACGAGAAGGCGGCGCTGCAGCTCGACTCCGAGCACCTCGAGGAGGACATCCAGCGCCTCAAGGAGCGCTTCGAGGATGAGGCGCGCCTCCGCGACGACACCGAGGCCATCATCCGCGCCCTGCGCAAGGACATCGAGGAGGCGTCGCTGGTCAAGGTCGAGCTGGACAAGAAGGTGCAGTCCCTGCAGGACGAGGTGGCCTTCCTGCGCGGCAACCACGAGGAGGAAGTGGCCGAGCTGCTGGCCCAGATCCAGGCCTCTCACGTCACCGTCGAGCGCAAGGACTACGTGAAGACCGACCTGACGGCCGCCCTCAAGGAGATCCGCTCCCAGCTCGAGTGCCACTCCGACCAGAACATGGTCCAGGCCGAGGAGTGGTTCAAGTGCCGCTACGCCAAGCTCACCGAGGCCGCCGAGGTCAACAAGGAGGCCATCCGCTCGGCCAAGGAGGAGATCGCCGAGTACCGCCGCCAGCTCCAGGCCAAGAGCATCGAGCTGGAATCCGTCCGCGGCACCAAGGAGTCCCTCGACCGCCAGCTCACCGACATCGAGGAGCGCCACAACCAAGACCTCTCCACCTACCAG GAGACGATTCAGCAGTTGGAAAATGAACTGAGAGGTACAAAATGGGAAATGGCACGTCATTTGAGGGAATACCAGGACCTCCTCAATGTCAAGATGGCCCTTGATATTGAGATTGCCGCATACAG GAAACTTCTTGAGGGTGAAGAGACAAGATTCAGTGCCTTCTCTGGAAGCATCACTGGGCCAGTGTTTACACACAGGCAACCCTCGGTAACAATATCAAGTAGCAAAATACAGAAATCAAAAGTTGAAGCTCCAAAACTAAAGGTCCAGCACAAGTTTGTAGAAGAAATAATTGAGGAGACAAAAGTAGAGGATGAGAAATCTGAACTAGATGAAGCCTTGGCAGCTATGGCTGAAGAACTGGCTGCCAGAGCACcacaagaagagaaggaagaagaggcagaggaggaagaagctgtGGAAGAAGAAATAGTAGCTGAGGCTAAAGCGGAAGTTGAAGCAGCCGCCCCagaagcagaggaagaagaaggagaagaagagggtgGTGAGGAAGAGGAAGATGCAAAATCTGATGAAGCAGAAGAAGGAGGAtctgaaaaagaagaggaaaagagtGAAAAGGATGAGggtgagggagaaggagaagaggaggcagGTGAGGGAGAAGCAGAGGAAGCTGAAGAAGAGGCCAAGGAAGAACAGGACTCAGAGGAGAAGGCTGAAGATGAAACTGAAGGAGCAGTGGAGGAAGTCATTGCACCAGAGAAGGTAGAAAAGGTGAAAACGTCTCCACCAAAATCACCTGCAGCAGAAGAGgcagaggagaagaaagaagcTGAAGGAGAAAGTGAAGATCAGAAGGAGGATGAGCAGGAAGCTGGGGAGGAGGAAGCCGAAGAAGAAGACAAGTCAGGGTCTCCAGCAAAGGCAGGTTCACCTGAGAAAGGAGATTCCCCAGAAAAAGCTGGAACCCCAGAGAAGGGTTCTCCAGAGAAAGCTGGCACTCCAGAAAAGGGTTCTCCAGAGAAAGCTGGTACTCCAGATAAAAGTTCTCCAGAGAAGGCTGGCACTCCAGAGAAGGGGTCTCCAGAGAAGGCTGGCACTCCAGAGAAAGCAGGTACACCAGAGAAGTCTGGCACTCCAGAGAAAGGGTCTCCAGAAAAGGCTGGCACTCCAGAGAAAGCTGGGACCCCAGAAAAGGGATCTCCAGAAAAGTCTGGCACTCCAGAGAAAGCAGGTACACCAGAAAAAGGATCTCCAGAAAAGGCAGGGACTCCAGAGAAAGCAGGTACACCAGATAAAGCAGCATCCCCAGAAAAGGCAGGGACTCCAGATAAAGCAGGTACACCAGATAAAGCAGCATCCCCAGAAAAAGCAGGGTCCCCAGTGAAAGAAGTAGAAGAGGTTATCCCAGCTTCCAAGGCAGCAAAAGTTGGTACCGAGAAAGAAtccaaagaagaaaagaaagagaaaagtgaGAAGGCATCAAAAGAATCTACAAAAGAAGACATAGCTGTAAATGGAGAAGTggatgagaaagaagaggaggaaggctcCAAGGCCaagcaagtggaggaggaagacAAAGGTGTTGTCACCAATGGCCTAGATGTTAGCCCATctgaagaggagaagaaggggaagagTGAAGAGAAAGTCGTGGTAACCAAAAAAGTAGAAAAAATCACTAGTGAAGGGGATGATGGGACAACCACATACATCACGAAGTCAGTGACTGTCACCCAGAAGGTGGAAGAACATGAGGAAACAGTTGCTGAGAAACTGGTATCCACCAAGAAGGTAGAGAAGGTCACTTCACATGCTGTAGTGAAAGAAGTTAAAGAGAGTGACTAG